In one window of Thermus aquaticus DNA:
- a CDS encoding ABC transporter permease: MRRLLSLHALLVYLFLYLPILVIAALSFNESRRGVRFTGFTLDWYRALFQDPRVLEYFLNTLVVAFTSTLVSTVLGTLLALGLVRYRFWGRGILTYLLYIPVVVPDVVMGVSLLLLFAFARELLGFPRLSLLTVILGHITFQVAFVTLVVRSRLLLLDPALEEAARDLGARGLQTFLYVTLPLAWPGVAAGALLALTLSLDDFVVTFFTAGPGATTLPLYIYSSVKLGVSPKVHALSTLLVGLSAFFLALGYALSRRRI, from the coding sequence ATGAGGCGGCTTCTCTCCCTCCACGCCCTTCTGGTCTACCTCTTCCTTTACCTTCCCATCCTGGTCATCGCGGCCCTCTCCTTCAACGAGAGCCGCCGGGGGGTGCGCTTCACCGGCTTCACCCTGGACTGGTACCGGGCCCTATTCCAGGACCCCAGGGTCCTGGAGTACTTCCTCAACACCCTGGTGGTGGCCTTCACCTCCACCCTGGTCTCCACCGTGCTGGGCACCCTTTTGGCCCTGGGCCTGGTGCGCTACCGCTTTTGGGGCCGGGGGATCCTCACCTACCTCCTCTACATCCCCGTGGTGGTGCCCGACGTGGTCATGGGGGTCTCCCTCCTCCTCCTCTTCGCCTTCGCCCGGGAGCTTCTCGGATTTCCCCGGCTTTCCCTCCTCACGGTGATCCTGGGCCACATCACCTTCCAGGTGGCCTTTGTGACCCTGGTGGTGCGCTCGAGGCTTCTCCTTTTGGACCCGGCCCTGGAGGAGGCCGCCCGGGACCTGGGGGCCAGGGGCCTCCAGACCTTCCTCTACGTGACCCTGCCCCTGGCCTGGCCTGGCGTGGCCGCCGGGGCTCTCCTGGCCCTCACCCTCTCCCTGGACGACTTTGTGGTCACCTTCTTCACCGCCGGGCCCGGGGCCACAACCCTGCCCCTTTACATCTACTCCAGCGTGAAGCTGGGCGTGAGCCCCAAGGTCCACGCCCTCTCCACCCTGTTGGTGGGCCTTTCCGCCTTCTTCCTGGCCTTGGGGTATGCTCTTAGCCGGAGGCGCATATGA
- a CDS encoding ABC transporter permease, whose protein sequence is MNEAATPRQRLLRVLVTVGPGGLWLLLFVLLPTLLVLLASLMRRGPYGELLGPLGLHNYLRLLEAPYLEAFAQSLWVGALATLLAALLGYPLAFYIARHPRRDLLLLLLLIPFFTNFLIRVYAWLVLLQKEGLLNALLLAFGLGPYAFYPSFAAVILATVYTFLPFFVLPVYASVERVDWQLLEAAYDLGARPFRAFLHAVLPQTYPGLFAGSVLVFIPAMGTFVVADLLGAGRVVLIGNLIQQQFGLTRDWPFGAALSVFLMAFVLLALYLYRRLQGERGLEDLV, encoded by the coding sequence ATGAATGAGGCGGCGACCCCCCGGCAGCGCCTCCTCCGGGTCCTGGTGACCGTGGGGCCCGGGGGGCTTTGGCTCCTCCTCTTCGTTCTCCTGCCCACGCTCCTCGTCCTCCTGGCCTCTCTTATGCGCCGGGGGCCTTACGGGGAGCTCCTGGGGCCTTTGGGCCTCCACAACTACCTGAGGCTTTTGGAGGCCCCCTACTTGGAGGCCTTCGCCCAGAGCCTCTGGGTGGGGGCCCTAGCCACCCTGTTGGCCGCCCTCCTCGGCTACCCCCTGGCCTTTTACATCGCCCGCCACCCCAGGCGGGACCTGCTCCTTCTCCTCCTCCTCATCCCCTTTTTCACCAACTTCCTCATCCGGGTCTACGCCTGGCTGGTCCTGTTGCAGAAAGAGGGGCTTCTGAACGCCCTCCTCCTGGCCTTTGGCCTTGGCCCCTACGCCTTCTACCCCTCCTTCGCCGCGGTGATCCTGGCCACGGTCTACACCTTCCTGCCCTTCTTCGTCCTGCCCGTCTACGCCAGCGTGGAGCGCGTGGACTGGCAGCTTCTGGAGGCCGCCTACGACCTGGGGGCGAGGCCCTTTAGGGCCTTCCTTCACGCCGTGCTCCCCCAGACCTACCCCGGCCTCTTCGCCGGAAGCGTCCTGGTCTTCATCCCCGCCATGGGGACCTTCGTGGTGGCGGACCTCCTGGGGGCGGGGCGGGTGGTCCTCATCGGCAACCTCATCCAGCAGCAGTTCGGCCTGACCCGGGACTGGCCCTTCGGGGCGGCTTTGAGCGTGTTTCTGATGGCCTTCGTTCTCCTGGCCCTCTACCTCTACCGGAGGCTCCAGGGGGAACGGGGCCTCGAGGACCTGGTATGA